In the genome of Manis javanica isolate MJ-LG chromosome 17, MJ_LKY, whole genome shotgun sequence, one region contains:
- the NDRG4 gene encoding protein NDRG4 isoform X2: MPQGPLSTWFFPTPRAFPQRFPGGGGWGPAAGAGEGWGSPRESKQRLRLAAPSPGNRTPRGCKETSGGWGLPLQPAESERRGPLLPAPAGGLLLHDVTMTGLQELRFPEEKPLLRGQDAAELENSDAFLLAVDTDWKEHDIETPYGLLHVVIRGSPKGNRPAILTYHDVGLNHKLCFNTFFNFEDMQEITKHFVVCHVDAPGQQVGASQFPQGYQFPSMEQLTAMLPSVVQHFGFKYVIGIGVGAGAYVLAKFALIFPDLVEGLVLMNIDPNGKGWIDWAATKLSGLTSTLPDTVLSHLFSQEELVNNTELVQSYRQQIGNMVNQANLQLFWNMYNSRRDLDINRPGTVPNAKTLRCPVMLVVGDNAPAEDGVPRETTWSSHPTSPRPCHAASTHPSGRVQLQTGSNLHNLPEDGRLRGAPPGHTAWEAD, encoded by the exons ATGCCCCAAGGACCCCTGAGCACCTGGTTTTTCCCGACCCCTAGGGCTTTTCCCCAGAGGTTCCCAGGCGGCGGTGGGTGGGGCCCAGCGGCAGGGGCGGGGGAGGGCTGGGGTTCCCCTCGGGAATCTAAACAAAGACTGAGGCTCGCCGCCCCCTCCCCCGGGAACCGGACGCCACGCGGCTGCAAAGAGACGAGTGGCGGGTGGGGCTTGCCACTGCAGCCGGCGGAGTCCGAGCGGAGGGGACCCTTGCTCCCAGCGCCTGCGGGAG GGCTCCTGCTCCACGACGTGACCATGACCGGGCTGCAGGAGCTGCGGTTCCCCGAGGAGAAGCCCCTGCTCCGGGGCCAGGACGCCGCGGAGCTG GAGAACTCTGATGCCTTCCTCTTGGCTGTGGACACAGACTGGAAG gaaCATGACATTGAGACGCCTTATGGCCTTCTGCATGTGGTGATCCGGGGTTCCCCCAAGGGGAACCGCCCAGCCATCCTCACCTACCATGACGTGGGCCTCAATC ACAAGCTGTGCTTCAACACCTTCTTCAACTTCGAGGACATGCAGGAGATCACCAAGCACTTCGTGGTGTGCCATGTGGATGCCCCTGGTCAGCAAGTGGGGGCGTCGCAGTTTCCACAGGG GTATCAGTTCCCCTCCATGGAGCAGCTGACTGCCATGCTCCCCAGCGTGGTGCAGCACTTTGG GTTCAAGTATGTGATTGGCATTGGAGTGGGAGCCGGAGCCTACGTGCTGGCCAAGTTTGCA CTCATCTTCCCCGACCTGGTGGAGGGGCTGGTGCTGATGAACATTGACCCCAACGGCAAAGGCTGGATCGACTGGGCTGCCACCAAG CTCTCCGGCCTGACCAGCACTTTACCCGACACGGTGCTATCTCACCTCTTCAGCCAG GAGGAGCTGGTGAACAACACGGAGCTGGTGCAGAGCTACCGGCAGCAGATTGGCAACATGGTGAACCAGGCCAACCTGCAGCTCTTCTGGAACATGTACAACAG CCGCAGAGACCTGGACATTAACCGGCCTGGAACAGTGCCCAATGCCAAGACGCTGCG CTGCCCGGTGATGCTGGTGGTTGGGGATAACGCGCCTGCTGAGGATGGGGTG CCCAGGGAAACCACATGGTCTTCTCATCCCACGTCCCCACGACCTTGCCATGCAGCAAGCACCCATCCTTCAG GTCGAGTGCAACTCCAAACTGGATCCAACCTCCACAACCTTCCTGAAG ATGGCAGACTCCGGGGGGCTCCCCCAGGTCACACAG CCTGGGAAGCTGACTGA
- the NDRG4 gene encoding protein NDRG4 isoform X6, whose amino-acid sequence MPECWDGEHDIETPYGLLHVVIRGSPKGNRPAILTYHDVGLNHKLCFNTFFNFEDMQEITKHFVVCHVDAPGQQVGASQFPQGYQFPSMEQLTAMLPSVVQHFGFKYVIGIGVGAGAYVLAKFALIFPDLVEGLVLMNIDPNGKGWIDWAATKLSGLTSTLPDTVLSHLFSQEELVNNTELVQSYRQQIGNMVNQANLQLFWNMYNSRRDLDINRPGTVPNAKTLRCPVMLVVGDNAPAEDGVVECNSKLDPTSTTFLKMADSGGLPQVTQPGKLTEAFKYFLQGMGYMPSASMTRLARSRTASLTSASSVDGSRPQACTHSESSEGLGQVNHTMEVSC is encoded by the exons ATGCCCGAGTGCTGGGATGGG gaaCATGACATTGAGACGCCTTATGGCCTTCTGCATGTGGTGATCCGGGGTTCCCCCAAGGGGAACCGCCCAGCCATCCTCACCTACCATGACGTGGGCCTCAATC ACAAGCTGTGCTTCAACACCTTCTTCAACTTCGAGGACATGCAGGAGATCACCAAGCACTTCGTGGTGTGCCATGTGGATGCCCCTGGTCAGCAAGTGGGGGCGTCGCAGTTTCCACAGGG GTATCAGTTCCCCTCCATGGAGCAGCTGACTGCCATGCTCCCCAGCGTGGTGCAGCACTTTGG GTTCAAGTATGTGATTGGCATTGGAGTGGGAGCCGGAGCCTACGTGCTGGCCAAGTTTGCA CTCATCTTCCCCGACCTGGTGGAGGGGCTGGTGCTGATGAACATTGACCCCAACGGCAAAGGCTGGATCGACTGGGCTGCCACCAAG CTCTCCGGCCTGACCAGCACTTTACCCGACACGGTGCTATCTCACCTCTTCAGCCAG GAGGAGCTGGTGAACAACACGGAGCTGGTGCAGAGCTACCGGCAGCAGATTGGCAACATGGTGAACCAGGCCAACCTGCAGCTCTTCTGGAACATGTACAACAG CCGCAGAGACCTGGACATTAACCGGCCTGGAACAGTGCCCAATGCCAAGACGCTGCG CTGCCCGGTGATGCTGGTGGTTGGGGATAACGCGCCTGCTGAGGATGGGGTG GTCGAGTGCAACTCCAAACTGGATCCAACCTCCACAACCTTCCTGAAG ATGGCAGACTCCGGGGGGCTCCCCCAGGTCACACAG CCTGGGAAGCTGACTGAAGCCTTCAAATACTTCCTTCAAGGCATGGGTTACA TGCCCTCGGCCAGCATGACCCGTCTGGCACGTTCTCGTACCGCATCCCTCACCAGCGCCAGCTCAGTGGACGGCAGCCGCCCGCAGGCCTGCACCCACTCGGAGAGCAGTGAGGGGCTGGGCCAGGTCAACCACACCATGGAGGTGTCCTGTTGA
- the NDRG4 gene encoding protein NDRG4 isoform X4, whose protein sequence is MKVLGHRIELLTGLLLHDVTMTGLQELRFPEEKPLLRGQDAAELENSDAFLLAVDTDWKEHDIETPYGLLHVVIRGSPKGNRPAILTYHDVGLNHKLCFNTFFNFEDMQEITKHFVVCHVDAPGQQVGASQFPQGYQFPSMEQLTAMLPSVVQHFGFKYVIGIGVGAGAYVLAKFALIFPDLVEGLVLMNIDPNGKGWIDWAATKLSGLTSTLPDTVLSHLFSQEELVNNTELVQSYRQQIGNMVNQANLQLFWNMYNSRRDLDINRPGTVPNAKTLRCPVMLVVGDNAPAEDGVVECNSKLDPTSTTFLKMADSGGLPQVTQPGKLTEAFKYFLQGMGYMPSASMTRLARSRTASLTSASSVDGSRPQACTHSESSEGLGQVNHTMEVSC, encoded by the exons ATGAAGGTGCTGGGACACAGGATCGAACTGCTGACAG GGCTCCTGCTCCACGACGTGACCATGACCGGGCTGCAGGAGCTGCGGTTCCCCGAGGAGAAGCCCCTGCTCCGGGGCCAGGACGCCGCGGAGCTG GAGAACTCTGATGCCTTCCTCTTGGCTGTGGACACAGACTGGAAG gaaCATGACATTGAGACGCCTTATGGCCTTCTGCATGTGGTGATCCGGGGTTCCCCCAAGGGGAACCGCCCAGCCATCCTCACCTACCATGACGTGGGCCTCAATC ACAAGCTGTGCTTCAACACCTTCTTCAACTTCGAGGACATGCAGGAGATCACCAAGCACTTCGTGGTGTGCCATGTGGATGCCCCTGGTCAGCAAGTGGGGGCGTCGCAGTTTCCACAGGG GTATCAGTTCCCCTCCATGGAGCAGCTGACTGCCATGCTCCCCAGCGTGGTGCAGCACTTTGG GTTCAAGTATGTGATTGGCATTGGAGTGGGAGCCGGAGCCTACGTGCTGGCCAAGTTTGCA CTCATCTTCCCCGACCTGGTGGAGGGGCTGGTGCTGATGAACATTGACCCCAACGGCAAAGGCTGGATCGACTGGGCTGCCACCAAG CTCTCCGGCCTGACCAGCACTTTACCCGACACGGTGCTATCTCACCTCTTCAGCCAG GAGGAGCTGGTGAACAACACGGAGCTGGTGCAGAGCTACCGGCAGCAGATTGGCAACATGGTGAACCAGGCCAACCTGCAGCTCTTCTGGAACATGTACAACAG CCGCAGAGACCTGGACATTAACCGGCCTGGAACAGTGCCCAATGCCAAGACGCTGCG CTGCCCGGTGATGCTGGTGGTTGGGGATAACGCGCCTGCTGAGGATGGGGTG GTCGAGTGCAACTCCAAACTGGATCCAACCTCCACAACCTTCCTGAAG ATGGCAGACTCCGGGGGGCTCCCCCAGGTCACACAG CCTGGGAAGCTGACTGAAGCCTTCAAATACTTCCTTCAAGGCATGGGTTACA TGCCCTCGGCCAGCATGACCCGTCTGGCACGTTCTCGTACCGCATCCCTCACCAGCGCCAGCTCAGTGGACGGCAGCCGCCCGCAGGCCTGCACCCACTCGGAGAGCAGTGAGGGGCTGGGCCAGGTCAACCACACCATGGAGGTGTCCTGTTGA
- the NDRG4 gene encoding protein NDRG4 isoform X7: MTGLQELRFPEEKPLLRGQDAAELENSDAFLLAVDTDWKEHDIETPYGLLHVVIRGSPKGNRPAILTYHDVGLNHKLCFNTFFNFEDMQEITKHFVVCHVDAPGQQVGASQFPQGYQFPSMEQLTAMLPSVVQHFGFKYVIGIGVGAGAYVLAKFALIFPDLVEGLVLMNIDPNGKGWIDWAATKLSGLTSTLPDTVLSHLFSQEELVNNTELVQSYRQQIGNMVNQANLQLFWNMYNSRRDLDINRPGTVPNAKTLRCPVMLVVGDNAPAEDGVVECNSKLDPTSTTFLKMADSGGLPQVTQPGKLTEAFKYFLQGMGYIAYLKDRRLSGGAVPSASMTRLARSRTASLTSASSVDGSRPQACTHSESSEGLGQVNHTMEVSC, from the exons ATGACCGGGCTGCAGGAGCTGCGGTTCCCCGAGGAGAAGCCCCTGCTCCGGGGCCAGGACGCCGCGGAGCTG GAGAACTCTGATGCCTTCCTCTTGGCTGTGGACACAGACTGGAAG gaaCATGACATTGAGACGCCTTATGGCCTTCTGCATGTGGTGATCCGGGGTTCCCCCAAGGGGAACCGCCCAGCCATCCTCACCTACCATGACGTGGGCCTCAATC ACAAGCTGTGCTTCAACACCTTCTTCAACTTCGAGGACATGCAGGAGATCACCAAGCACTTCGTGGTGTGCCATGTGGATGCCCCTGGTCAGCAAGTGGGGGCGTCGCAGTTTCCACAGGG GTATCAGTTCCCCTCCATGGAGCAGCTGACTGCCATGCTCCCCAGCGTGGTGCAGCACTTTGG GTTCAAGTATGTGATTGGCATTGGAGTGGGAGCCGGAGCCTACGTGCTGGCCAAGTTTGCA CTCATCTTCCCCGACCTGGTGGAGGGGCTGGTGCTGATGAACATTGACCCCAACGGCAAAGGCTGGATCGACTGGGCTGCCACCAAG CTCTCCGGCCTGACCAGCACTTTACCCGACACGGTGCTATCTCACCTCTTCAGCCAG GAGGAGCTGGTGAACAACACGGAGCTGGTGCAGAGCTACCGGCAGCAGATTGGCAACATGGTGAACCAGGCCAACCTGCAGCTCTTCTGGAACATGTACAACAG CCGCAGAGACCTGGACATTAACCGGCCTGGAACAGTGCCCAATGCCAAGACGCTGCG CTGCCCGGTGATGCTGGTGGTTGGGGATAACGCGCCTGCTGAGGATGGGGTG GTCGAGTGCAACTCCAAACTGGATCCAACCTCCACAACCTTCCTGAAG ATGGCAGACTCCGGGGGGCTCCCCCAGGTCACACAG CCTGGGAAGCTGACTGAAGCCTTCAAATACTTCCTTCAAGGCATGGGTTACA TTGCATACTTGAAGGACCGAAGGCTGAGTGGAGGAGCAG TGCCCTCGGCCAGCATGACCCGTCTGGCACGTTCTCGTACCGCATCCCTCACCAGCGCCAGCTCAGTGGACGGCAGCCGCCCGCAGGCCTGCACCCACTCGGAGAGCAGTGAGGGGCTGGGCCAGGTCAACCACACCATGGAGGTGTCCTGTTGA
- the SETD6 gene encoding N-lysine methyltransferase SETD6 isoform X2 — MEIHAKRRRVAGLVGGGDPGSDPVAGFLSWCRQVGLELSPKVTVSRQGTVAGYGMVAREDVQPGELLFAVPRAALLSQHTCSVGGLLEREQGALQSESGWVPLLLALLHELQDPASHWRPYFALWPELGRLEHPMFCFQEPLEEDDDEKEPNCPLMVPAADILNHLANHNANLEYCTDCLRMVATQPIPKGHEIFNTYGQMANWQLLHMYGFVEPYPDNTDDTADIQMVTVREAALQRTKVEAERLRLFERWDFLCKLEMVGEEGAFVIGWEEVLTEEELTTTLKVLCMPAEEFREFKDQNGWGDDKREEESLTITSIPKLTASWRQLLRDSVLLTLQTYTTDLKSEQELLSNKEVYAQLSWREQQALQVRYGQKMILHQLLKLTS, encoded by the exons ATGGAGATCCACGCGAAGCGCCGGAGG GTGGCTGGGCTTGTGGGCGGCGGCGACCCGGGTTCGGACCCAGTGGCCGGCTTCCTGAGTTGGTGCCGGCAGGTGGGGCTGGAGCTGAGTCCCAAG GTGACGGTGAGCCGGCAGGGCACCGTGGCCGGCTACGGCATGGTGGCTCGAGAGGATGTGCAGCCCGGAGAGCTACTGTTCGCGGTGCCGCGGGCCGCGCTCTTGTCGCAGCACACCTGCTCAGTCGGCGGCCTGCTGGAGCGAG agcaagGGGCGCTGCAGAGCGAGTCAGGTTGGGTGCCGCTGCTGCTGGCGCTGCTCCACGAGCTTCAGGACCCGGCTTCACACTGGAGGCCCTACTTTGCGCTCTGGCCCGAGCTAGGCCGCTTGGAGCACCCCATGTTCTG TTTTCAGGAACCACTGGAGGAAGATGATGATGAAAAGGAGCCAAACTGCCCTTTGATGGTGCCTGCTGCAGACATACTAAACCACTTAGCCAATCACAATGCCAATCTAGAATACTGTACA GATTGTCTTCGGATGGTGGCCACTCAACCCATTCCTAAAGGCCATGAGATTTTCAACACTTACGGGCAGATGGCTAATTGGCAACTACTTCATATGTATGGTTTTGTTGAACCATATCCTGACAACACAGATGACACAGCTGACATTCAGATGGTGACAGTTCGTGAAGCAGCATTACAAC GAACAAAAGTTGAAGCTGAAAGGCTCCGCCTGTTTGAACGCTGGGATTTTTTATGCAAACTGGAGATGGTAGGGGAAGAGGGAGCCTTTGTGATTGGGTGGGAGGAGGTGCTGACTGAAGAGGAACTGACTACCACCCTCAAG GTACTGTGCATGCCCGCTGAGGAGTTTAGAGAGTTTAAAGACCAGAATGGATGGGGAGATGAtaaaagggaagaggaaagccTGACCATCACGAGTATCCCCAAGCTCACAGCATCATGGAGACAACTGCTTCGGGACAGTGTTTTGTTGACCCTGCAAACCTACACCACAGACTTAAAATCTGAACAAGAATTACTCAGTAATAAGGAAGTCTATGCCCAACTCAGCTGGAGGGAACAGCAGGCCTTACAAGTTCGTTATGGTCAGAAGATGATCTTACACCAATTGTTGAAACTAACAAGCTAG
- the NDRG4 gene encoding protein NDRG4 isoform X3, translating to MKVLGHRIELLTGLLLHDVTMTGLQELRFPEEKPLLRGQDAAELENSDAFLLAVDTDWKEHDIETPYGLLHVVIRGSPKGNRPAILTYHDVGLNHKLCFNTFFNFEDMQEITKHFVVCHVDAPGQQVGASQFPQGYQFPSMEQLTAMLPSVVQHFGFKYVIGIGVGAGAYVLAKFALIFPDLVEGLVLMNIDPNGKGWIDWAATKLSGLTSTLPDTVLSHLFSQEELVNNTELVQSYRQQIGNMVNQANLQLFWNMYNSRRDLDINRPGTVPNAKTLRCPVMLVVGDNAPAEDGVVECNSKLDPTSTTFLKMADSGGLPQVTQPGKLTEAFKYFLQGMGYIAYLKDRRLSGGAVPSASMTRLARSRTASLTSASSVDGSRPQACTHSESSEGLGQVNHTMEVSC from the exons ATGAAGGTGCTGGGACACAGGATCGAACTGCTGACAG GGCTCCTGCTCCACGACGTGACCATGACCGGGCTGCAGGAGCTGCGGTTCCCCGAGGAGAAGCCCCTGCTCCGGGGCCAGGACGCCGCGGAGCTG GAGAACTCTGATGCCTTCCTCTTGGCTGTGGACACAGACTGGAAG gaaCATGACATTGAGACGCCTTATGGCCTTCTGCATGTGGTGATCCGGGGTTCCCCCAAGGGGAACCGCCCAGCCATCCTCACCTACCATGACGTGGGCCTCAATC ACAAGCTGTGCTTCAACACCTTCTTCAACTTCGAGGACATGCAGGAGATCACCAAGCACTTCGTGGTGTGCCATGTGGATGCCCCTGGTCAGCAAGTGGGGGCGTCGCAGTTTCCACAGGG GTATCAGTTCCCCTCCATGGAGCAGCTGACTGCCATGCTCCCCAGCGTGGTGCAGCACTTTGG GTTCAAGTATGTGATTGGCATTGGAGTGGGAGCCGGAGCCTACGTGCTGGCCAAGTTTGCA CTCATCTTCCCCGACCTGGTGGAGGGGCTGGTGCTGATGAACATTGACCCCAACGGCAAAGGCTGGATCGACTGGGCTGCCACCAAG CTCTCCGGCCTGACCAGCACTTTACCCGACACGGTGCTATCTCACCTCTTCAGCCAG GAGGAGCTGGTGAACAACACGGAGCTGGTGCAGAGCTACCGGCAGCAGATTGGCAACATGGTGAACCAGGCCAACCTGCAGCTCTTCTGGAACATGTACAACAG CCGCAGAGACCTGGACATTAACCGGCCTGGAACAGTGCCCAATGCCAAGACGCTGCG CTGCCCGGTGATGCTGGTGGTTGGGGATAACGCGCCTGCTGAGGATGGGGTG GTCGAGTGCAACTCCAAACTGGATCCAACCTCCACAACCTTCCTGAAG ATGGCAGACTCCGGGGGGCTCCCCCAGGTCACACAG CCTGGGAAGCTGACTGAAGCCTTCAAATACTTCCTTCAAGGCATGGGTTACA TTGCATACTTGAAGGACCGAAGGCTGAGTGGAGGAGCAG TGCCCTCGGCCAGCATGACCCGTCTGGCACGTTCTCGTACCGCATCCCTCACCAGCGCCAGCTCAGTGGACGGCAGCCGCCCGCAGGCCTGCACCCACTCGGAGAGCAGTGAGGGGCTGGGCCAGGTCAACCACACCATGGAGGTGTCCTGTTGA
- the NDRG4 gene encoding protein NDRG4 isoform X1: protein MTGLQELRFPEEKPLLRGQDAAELENSDAFLLAVDTDWKEHDIETPYGLLHVVIRGSPKGNRPAILTYHDVGLNHKLCFNTFFNFEDMQEITKHFVVCHVDAPGQQVGASQFPQGYQFPSMEQLTAMLPSVVQHFGFKYVIGIGVGAGAYVLAKFALIFPDLVEGLVLMNIDPNGKGWIDWAATKLSGLTSTLPDTVLSHLFSQEELVNNTELVQSYRQQIGNMVNQANLQLFWNMYNSRRDLDINRPGTVPNAKTLRCPVMLVVGDNAPAEDGVVECNSKLDPTSTTFLKMADSGGLPQVTQPGKLTEAFKYFLQGMGYMPSASMTRLARSRTASLTSASSVDGSRPQACTHSESSEGLGQVNHTMEVSC, encoded by the exons ATGACCGGGCTGCAGGAGCTGCGGTTCCCCGAGGAGAAGCCCCTGCTCCGGGGCCAGGACGCCGCGGAGCTG GAGAACTCTGATGCCTTCCTCTTGGCTGTGGACACAGACTGGAAG gaaCATGACATTGAGACGCCTTATGGCCTTCTGCATGTGGTGATCCGGGGTTCCCCCAAGGGGAACCGCCCAGCCATCCTCACCTACCATGACGTGGGCCTCAATC ACAAGCTGTGCTTCAACACCTTCTTCAACTTCGAGGACATGCAGGAGATCACCAAGCACTTCGTGGTGTGCCATGTGGATGCCCCTGGTCAGCAAGTGGGGGCGTCGCAGTTTCCACAGGG GTATCAGTTCCCCTCCATGGAGCAGCTGACTGCCATGCTCCCCAGCGTGGTGCAGCACTTTGG GTTCAAGTATGTGATTGGCATTGGAGTGGGAGCCGGAGCCTACGTGCTGGCCAAGTTTGCA CTCATCTTCCCCGACCTGGTGGAGGGGCTGGTGCTGATGAACATTGACCCCAACGGCAAAGGCTGGATCGACTGGGCTGCCACCAAG CTCTCCGGCCTGACCAGCACTTTACCCGACACGGTGCTATCTCACCTCTTCAGCCAG GAGGAGCTGGTGAACAACACGGAGCTGGTGCAGAGCTACCGGCAGCAGATTGGCAACATGGTGAACCAGGCCAACCTGCAGCTCTTCTGGAACATGTACAACAG CCGCAGAGACCTGGACATTAACCGGCCTGGAACAGTGCCCAATGCCAAGACGCTGCG CTGCCCGGTGATGCTGGTGGTTGGGGATAACGCGCCTGCTGAGGATGGGGTG GTCGAGTGCAACTCCAAACTGGATCCAACCTCCACAACCTTCCTGAAG ATGGCAGACTCCGGGGGGCTCCCCCAGGTCACACAG CCTGGGAAGCTGACTGAAGCCTTCAAATACTTCCTTCAAGGCATGGGTTACA TGCCCTCGGCCAGCATGACCCGTCTGGCACGTTCTCGTACCGCATCCCTCACCAGCGCCAGCTCAGTGGACGGCAGCCGCCCGCAGGCCTGCACCCACTCGGAGAGCAGTGAGGGGCTGGGCCAGGTCAACCACACCATGGAGGTGTCCTGTTGA
- the SETD6 gene encoding N-lysine methyltransferase SETD6 isoform X1, with the protein MEIHAKRRRVAGLVGGGDPGSDPVAGFLSWCRQVGLELSPKVTVSRQGTVAGYGMVAREDVQPGELLFAVPRAALLSQHTCSVGGLLEREQGALQSESGWVPLLLALLHELQDPASHWRPYFALWPELGRLEHPMFWPEEERHRLLRGTGVPEAVEKDLANIHKEYCSIVLPFMEAHPDLYSPRVHSLELYHQLVAVVMAYSFQEPLEEDDDEKEPNCPLMVPAADILNHLANHNANLEYCTDCLRMVATQPIPKGHEIFNTYGQMANWQLLHMYGFVEPYPDNTDDTADIQMVTVREAALQRTKVEAERLRLFERWDFLCKLEMVGEEGAFVIGWEEVLTEEELTTTLKVLCMPAEEFREFKDQNGWGDDKREEESLTITSIPKLTASWRQLLRDSVLLTLQTYTTDLKSEQELLSNKEVYAQLSWREQQALQVRYGQKMILHQLLKLTS; encoded by the exons ATGGAGATCCACGCGAAGCGCCGGAGG GTGGCTGGGCTTGTGGGCGGCGGCGACCCGGGTTCGGACCCAGTGGCCGGCTTCCTGAGTTGGTGCCGGCAGGTGGGGCTGGAGCTGAGTCCCAAG GTGACGGTGAGCCGGCAGGGCACCGTGGCCGGCTACGGCATGGTGGCTCGAGAGGATGTGCAGCCCGGAGAGCTACTGTTCGCGGTGCCGCGGGCCGCGCTCTTGTCGCAGCACACCTGCTCAGTCGGCGGCCTGCTGGAGCGAG agcaagGGGCGCTGCAGAGCGAGTCAGGTTGGGTGCCGCTGCTGCTGGCGCTGCTCCACGAGCTTCAGGACCCGGCTTCACACTGGAGGCCCTACTTTGCGCTCTGGCCCGAGCTAGGCCGCTTGGAGCACCCCATGTTCTG GCCAGAGGAGGAGCGCCATCGATTGTTGCGGGGCACAGGCGTACCTGAGGCGGTGGAGAAAGATTTGGCCAACATCCACAAGGAGTACTGTTCCATCGTGCTGCCCTTCATGGAAGCCCACCCCGATCTTTACAGCCCTAGGGTTCACTCCCTGGAACTCTACCACCAGCTGGTGGCTGTTGTGATGGCCTACAG TTTTCAGGAACCACTGGAGGAAGATGATGATGAAAAGGAGCCAAACTGCCCTTTGATGGTGCCTGCTGCAGACATACTAAACCACTTAGCCAATCACAATGCCAATCTAGAATACTGTACA GATTGTCTTCGGATGGTGGCCACTCAACCCATTCCTAAAGGCCATGAGATTTTCAACACTTACGGGCAGATGGCTAATTGGCAACTACTTCATATGTATGGTTTTGTTGAACCATATCCTGACAACACAGATGACACAGCTGACATTCAGATGGTGACAGTTCGTGAAGCAGCATTACAAC GAACAAAAGTTGAAGCTGAAAGGCTCCGCCTGTTTGAACGCTGGGATTTTTTATGCAAACTGGAGATGGTAGGGGAAGAGGGAGCCTTTGTGATTGGGTGGGAGGAGGTGCTGACTGAAGAGGAACTGACTACCACCCTCAAG GTACTGTGCATGCCCGCTGAGGAGTTTAGAGAGTTTAAAGACCAGAATGGATGGGGAGATGAtaaaagggaagaggaaagccTGACCATCACGAGTATCCCCAAGCTCACAGCATCATGGAGACAACTGCTTCGGGACAGTGTTTTGTTGACCCTGCAAACCTACACCACAGACTTAAAATCTGAACAAGAATTACTCAGTAATAAGGAAGTCTATGCCCAACTCAGCTGGAGGGAACAGCAGGCCTTACAAGTTCGTTATGGTCAGAAGATGATCTTACACCAATTGTTGAAACTAACAAGCTAG
- the NDRG4 gene encoding protein NDRG4 isoform X5, with amino-acid sequence MPECWDGEHDIETPYGLLHVVIRGSPKGNRPAILTYHDVGLNHKLCFNTFFNFEDMQEITKHFVVCHVDAPGQQVGASQFPQGYQFPSMEQLTAMLPSVVQHFGFKYVIGIGVGAGAYVLAKFALIFPDLVEGLVLMNIDPNGKGWIDWAATKLSGLTSTLPDTVLSHLFSQEELVNNTELVQSYRQQIGNMVNQANLQLFWNMYNSRRDLDINRPGTVPNAKTLRCPVMLVVGDNAPAEDGVVECNSKLDPTSTTFLKMADSGGLPQVTQPGKLTEAFKYFLQGMGYIAYLKDRRLSGGAVPSASMTRLARSRTASLTSASSVDGSRPQACTHSESSEGLGQVNHTMEVSC; translated from the exons ATGCCCGAGTGCTGGGATGGG gaaCATGACATTGAGACGCCTTATGGCCTTCTGCATGTGGTGATCCGGGGTTCCCCCAAGGGGAACCGCCCAGCCATCCTCACCTACCATGACGTGGGCCTCAATC ACAAGCTGTGCTTCAACACCTTCTTCAACTTCGAGGACATGCAGGAGATCACCAAGCACTTCGTGGTGTGCCATGTGGATGCCCCTGGTCAGCAAGTGGGGGCGTCGCAGTTTCCACAGGG GTATCAGTTCCCCTCCATGGAGCAGCTGACTGCCATGCTCCCCAGCGTGGTGCAGCACTTTGG GTTCAAGTATGTGATTGGCATTGGAGTGGGAGCCGGAGCCTACGTGCTGGCCAAGTTTGCA CTCATCTTCCCCGACCTGGTGGAGGGGCTGGTGCTGATGAACATTGACCCCAACGGCAAAGGCTGGATCGACTGGGCTGCCACCAAG CTCTCCGGCCTGACCAGCACTTTACCCGACACGGTGCTATCTCACCTCTTCAGCCAG GAGGAGCTGGTGAACAACACGGAGCTGGTGCAGAGCTACCGGCAGCAGATTGGCAACATGGTGAACCAGGCCAACCTGCAGCTCTTCTGGAACATGTACAACAG CCGCAGAGACCTGGACATTAACCGGCCTGGAACAGTGCCCAATGCCAAGACGCTGCG CTGCCCGGTGATGCTGGTGGTTGGGGATAACGCGCCTGCTGAGGATGGGGTG GTCGAGTGCAACTCCAAACTGGATCCAACCTCCACAACCTTCCTGAAG ATGGCAGACTCCGGGGGGCTCCCCCAGGTCACACAG CCTGGGAAGCTGACTGAAGCCTTCAAATACTTCCTTCAAGGCATGGGTTACA TTGCATACTTGAAGGACCGAAGGCTGAGTGGAGGAGCAG TGCCCTCGGCCAGCATGACCCGTCTGGCACGTTCTCGTACCGCATCCCTCACCAGCGCCAGCTCAGTGGACGGCAGCCGCCCGCAGGCCTGCACCCACTCGGAGAGCAGTGAGGGGCTGGGCCAGGTCAACCACACCATGGAGGTGTCCTGTTGA